The Seleniivibrio woodruffii genome window below encodes:
- a CDS encoding class I SAM-dependent methyltransferase — protein sequence MKQDRKLTECRMCGSRNIIETVRFADVPFGDNFHKDPTGAKTEELHELALVLCEDCGNVFLNILADIESIYERYIYRTSVSQGLGNHFAGMVADCMQKRKPDAEFVVEIGSNEGLVLEEFKRYGVRVLGIEPSPVACFAKERGILTLKEYFTSGLAKQIVGEHGKADFIIAANVLANIHDLDDIAEGCRTLLKDGGELIIESSYFMAVLQNNLIDTIYHEHLSYFTITAIGNFFRKHGMELHDYEINSSKGGSVRYFIKKGFPENGFNPKISNAILKEREDGLFDPQKHDMLNRNTEKMRRNLEFLLKDGRETVVYGASVGIVTMIYLLNLKDKIRFIVDDNPIKTGTFSPHAALEVKSPEIIREGGYRVIICAWRFIDSIAERQPFIKNARDIYVTDLPSAEIREWSGNV from the coding sequence ATGAAACAGGACAGAAAACTGACTGAATGCCGAATGTGCGGCAGCAGAAATATCATAGAGACAGTACGTTTTGCAGACGTCCCCTTCGGAGATAATTTTCACAAAGACCCGACCGGCGCAAAGACCGAAGAACTGCACGAACTGGCACTGGTTCTGTGTGAAGACTGCGGCAACGTTTTTCTGAATATTCTGGCCGATATAGAATCGATATACGAAAGGTATATCTACAGAACTTCAGTCTCTCAGGGGCTGGGCAACCATTTTGCCGGGATGGTGGCTGACTGCATGCAGAAACGTAAACCGGATGCCGAATTCGTTGTTGAGATAGGAAGCAATGAAGGCCTTGTTCTTGAGGAATTCAAACGCTACGGAGTAAGAGTTCTCGGGATTGAGCCATCACCCGTTGCCTGTTTTGCTAAGGAAAGGGGAATCCTCACCCTCAAAGAGTATTTCACCTCCGGATTGGCAAAGCAAATCGTCGGCGAACACGGCAAAGCAGATTTCATAATAGCTGCAAACGTCCTTGCCAACATACATGATCTGGACGATATAGCCGAAGGCTGCCGGACACTTCTTAAAGACGGCGGCGAACTGATAATCGAAAGTTCTTATTTCATGGCGGTGCTGCAAAACAATCTCATCGACACCATCTATCATGAGCATCTCTCCTACTTCACAATAACCGCCATAGGCAATTTCTTCAGAAAACACGGAATGGAACTGCACGACTATGAGATAAACAGCTCAAAGGGAGGCTCTGTCAGGTATTTCATTAAAAAAGGGTTTCCCGAAAACGGATTCAACCCGAAAATATCGAATGCAATACTGAAAGAACGTGAAGACGGGCTTTTTGACCCGCAAAAACATGACATGCTCAACAGAAACACCGAAAAAATGCGCAGAAATCTGGAATTTCTGCTGAAAGACGGCAGAGAAACCGTTGTTTACGGTGCGTCAGTCGGTATTGTCACGATGATATACCTGCTTAACCTGAAAGATAAAATCCGGTTTATAGTAGACGATAACCCCATAAAAACAGGGACATTCAGTCCACATGCCGCACTGGAGGTAAAATCTCCTGAAATTATCCGTGAAGGCGGGTATAGAGTTATAATATGTGCATGGCGGTTCATCGACAGCATCGCAGAAAGGCAGCCCTTCATAAAGAATGCCCGTGATATATACGTCACAGATCTGCCCTCTGCGGAAATAAGGGAATGGAGCGGAAATGTCTGA
- a CDS encoding SDR family oxidoreductase — protein sequence MSDKKLCLIIGGSKGTGLVAAKHYLANGWEVVSASRNLPEKPADGIRFLTLKDSSSDSCRKVLNMLGQPVDAVIFSQKFRGAGDSWAGELDTGMTLTKNMIETAADGFFASKASVVIIGSAAQDFYAEEQPVSYHAAKAALAQMAVYYANSLGKKGVRVNGILCGAVKKPENTTYYEDEKMKKIYETISPLGRMCEAEDIAGAAFFLTGSSASYITGHVLKVDGGISTVSHESLVKKIWDIKR from the coding sequence ATGTCTGACAAAAAACTCTGCCTCATAATCGGCGGCTCGAAAGGTACAGGACTTGTTGCTGCAAAGCATTATCTGGCAAACGGATGGGAAGTTGTGTCCGCTTCAAGAAACCTGCCGGAAAAACCGGCCGATGGGATACGGTTTCTCACGCTTAAGGACAGCAGCAGTGATTCATGCCGCAAGGTTCTGAATATGCTGGGGCAGCCTGTTGACGCTGTCATCTTCTCGCAGAAGTTCAGAGGCGCAGGCGACAGTTGGGCAGGCGAGCTTGATACAGGAATGACCCTTACAAAAAATATGATAGAGACGGCCGCAGATGGTTTTTTTGCATCCAAAGCCTCTGTTGTAATAATTGGTTCAGCCGCTCAGGATTTTTATGCGGAGGAACAGCCTGTATCCTACCATGCCGCCAAGGCTGCTCTGGCTCAGATGGCTGTTTATTATGCAAACTCTCTCGGAAAGAAAGGCGTAAGGGTAAACGGCATTCTATGCGGAGCGGTAAAAAAACCTGAAAATACAACATATTATGAAGACGAGAAGATGAAGAAAATCTATGAAACAATATCACCTCTGGGAAGAATGTGTGAAGCGGAGGATATAGCAGGTGCCGCTTTTTTTCTTACCGGCAGTTCTGCATCATATATAACAGGTCACGTGCTGAAAGTAGATGGAGGGATCTCCACCGTTTCCCACGAAAGTCTGGTAAAAAAAATCTGGGACATTAAACGATGA